The following coding sequences are from one Eretmochelys imbricata isolate rEreImb1 chromosome 12, rEreImb1.hap1, whole genome shotgun sequence window:
- the CDT1 gene encoding DNA replication factor Cdt1, which produces MAQRRVTDFFPHSKNPARDGPLGSKRRKTQPVGGVAGEKRRAAGSRSRPNAAPLAIPAGTLREASPGATLGGLGNDDRAAVSAAAGLPPLSPQQQQLLASPRTPGRPDPGCPQPPARTPTGRKRCRQELDPGAEEERNADPPAGLQPRETRKRGARKKLVLPADADPQGTEQEAAVTVSSPCSSAALRPPTPSSLDKNVKNLVNVTLSPGPESGLQSGLATLGGNISFKQVSSKELKHRLQRLQELTRKAKLPACPSETCSDLKSRLKQVQELESKIRNRKAEEGKGSGLQPSKETCEPTVEASERAPAYQRFHTLAQDIPPGLTLPYKYKVLAEMFRSMDTIVGMLFNRSETVTFAKVKQGVQDIMHKQFEERNVGQIKAVYPTSYKFRQERNIPTFSNFWKKSSYQLTIEPVLGEEEKVDGCPHLSASRLLERRRVFGRNLLNIVKQHHKMFMASLNPAMVIPDDKLTRWHPRFNVDEVPDIIPAELPRPPQVDKLTTAQEVLTKAQSMMTPKMEKALANLALRTAETSPGEHEAPKATCTANTSSALKGVSQALLERIRAKEAQKLQALMTRNPQQEERLVMISRLPEMARFLRNVFVAEKKQALTTEVACTRMLDSYCTTMTAGEMEKHLHLFSELLPDWVIIHRIRKDTYIKLDKSMDLNVIMERLMRIIKEEEKL; this is translated from the exons ATGGCTCAGCGCAGGGTGACCGATTTCTTCCCGCACAGCAAAAACCCCGCCCGGGACGGGCCGCTGGGCAGCAAGCGGCGGAAAACCCAGCCCGTGGGAGGCGTGGCCGGCGAGAAACGCCGGGCCGCCGGCTCCAGAAGCCGGCCCAACGCGGCCCCGCTAGCGATCCCGGCAGGGACCCTCCGGGAAGCCAGCCCCGGAGCCACGCTGGGCGGGTTGGGAAATGACGATCGGGCGGCGGTGAGCGCCGCAGCCGGGCTGcctcccctgagcccccagcagcagcagctgctggcctccccccgcaccccaggGCGCCCCGATCCCGGCTGCCCACAACCCCCGGCACGGACACCCACGGGTAGAAAACGGTGTAGACAGGAACTGGATCCTGGAGCGGAAGAGGAGCGAAACGCCGACCCGCCAGCCGGCCTCCAGCCCCGGGAGACCCGCAAGAGAGGGGCCAGGAAGAAACTCGTACTGCCCGCAGATGCAGATCCCCAGGGTACAGAGCAGGAGGCGGCAGTCACG gtttccagcccctgctccagtgctgcccTCAGACCCCCAACTCCGTCATCCCTTGACAAGAATGTGAAGAACCTGGTGAATGTGACCCTCTCACCAGGTCCAGAAAGTGGGCTGCAGTCTGGCCTGGCTACACTAGGGGGAAACATAAGCTTTAAGCAG GTCTCATCCAAGGAGCTGAAACACCGCCTgcagagactccaggagctgactCGGAAAGCCAAACTGCCAGCTTGCCCCTCTGAGACCTGCAGTGACTTGAAGAGCCGCTTGAAACAAGTGCAGGAGCTAGAATCCAAAATCCGCAACAGGAaggcagaggaggggaagggatctGGACTGCAACCATCCAAAGAGACCTGTGAGCCAACCGTGGAAGCCAG TGAGAGGGCACCTGCCTATCAGCGATTCCACACCCTTGCTCAGGATATTCCCCCAGGTCTCACGCTGCCCTATAAATACAAGGTACTGGCAGAGATGTTCCGCAGCATGGACACCATTGTGGGGATGCTCTTCAATCGCTCCGAGACGGTAACCTTTGCCAAAGTCAAACAGGGTGTCCAAGATATAATGCACAA GCAGTTTGAAGAGAGGAATGTGGGTCAGATCAAAGCCGTGTACCCCACTTCGTACAAGTTCCGCCAGGAGAGGAACATCCCAACCTTCAGCAATTTCTGGAAGAAATCCAGCTACCAGCTCACCATAGAGCCCGTGCTGGGGGAAG AGGAGAAGGTAGATGGCTGCCCGCACCTGTCAGCGTCGCGTTTGCTGGAACGCAGGAGGGTATTCGGCAGGAACTTGTTGAACATTGTCAAACAGCACCACAAG ATGTTCATGGCTTCCCTCAACCCCGCAATGGTCATACCAGATGACAAGCTGACCAGATGGCACCCTCGCTTCAATGTAGACGAGGTGCCAGACATCATACCAGCTGAGCTGCCCCGGCCCCCTCAGGTGGACAAGCTGACCACGGCACAGGAGGTGTTGACCAAGGCCCAGAGCATGATGACCCCAAAG ATGGAAAAGGCTCTTGCCAACCTGGCTCTAAGAACAGCTGAAACCAGCCCAGGAGAGCATGAGGCCCCCAAAGCAACATGCACGGCCAACACCTCCAGTGCCCTGAAAGGAGTGTCCCAGGCCCTGCTAGAAAGG ATCAGAGCAAAGGAGGCTCAGAAACTGCAGGCTCTGATGACCCGGAACCCACAACAGGAGGAGCGGCTCGTCATGATCTCACGGCTGCCAGAGATGGCACGCTTCCTGCGCAATGTGTTCGTGGCTGAAAAGAAGCAGGCGCTGACTACAGAGGTGGCATGTACGCGGATGCTCGACAGCTACTGTACCACAATGACTGCTG GTGAAATGGAGAAACACCTACACCTTTTCTCAGAGTTGTTGCCTGACTGGGTCATCATCCATCGGATCAGGAAAGACACCTACATCAAGCTGGACAAGAGCATGGACCTCAATGTCATTATGGAGAGACTGATGAGGATAAttaaggaggaggagaagctctGA